Proteins found in one Actinomycetota bacterium genomic segment:
- a CDS encoding GNAT family N-acetyltransferase, which yields MDALAPPRPLSAADFDAARAVADEWFGHPVGLTLHRLFFDQLGPHGIWIARDDGAPAGFLLGLISASEPHLAYVHLHAVDPALRGQGVGAALYREFGHRAAGRGCTRMRALAAPQREGSVAFHRALGFEGPLEVGHLGPGEDRIVFERALPIP from the coding sequence GTGGACGCCTTGGCGCCCCCGCGCCCGCTGAGTGCCGCCGACTTCGACGCGGCGCGCGCGGTGGCCGATGAGTGGTTCGGCCACCCGGTGGGGCTCACGCTGCATCGGCTGTTCTTCGACCAGCTGGGGCCGCACGGGATATGGATCGCCCGTGACGATGGCGCGCCTGCGGGGTTCCTTCTGGGCCTCATCAGCGCGTCGGAGCCCCACCTGGCCTACGTGCACCTGCACGCGGTTGACCCGGCGCTGAGGGGGCAGGGGGTGGGGGCCGCGCTGTATCGCGAGTTCGGGCATCGCGCCGCCGGGCGGGGCTGCACGCGCATGCGCGCCCTGGCCGCGCCGCAGCGCGAGGGGTCCGTCGCGTTCCATCGCGCGCTGGGGTTCGAGGGGCCCCTTGAGGTCGGCCACCTCGGGCCGGGCGAGGACCGCATCGTGTTCGAGCGGGCGCTGCCGATTCCATGA
- a CDS encoding alpha/beta hydrolase → MSAFEVAGDGVSLRGDDEGEGPAILMLHGLSATRRYVVHGSTALERDGYRVITYDARGHGESSPAPAPDDYRYAQLADDALRVLDDRGVAQAALVGMSMGAAVAAAVALGHPDRVMALVAVTPAHLGVPTREPARWDRLAAGLEDSGPDGFVQAYGDPGVDPSSLELIRTVMRQRMARHAHPDAVAAALRCTPRGAAFDGEQALAAITCPTLVLGSRDRLDPEHPLRTAETWAGIIPGAELVVEDDSESPLAWRGGTLSRVIAGFLAGAGVTPRATR, encoded by the coding sequence GTGAGCGCGTTCGAGGTCGCGGGCGACGGCGTGAGCCTGCGCGGTGACGACGAGGGCGAGGGGCCGGCGATCCTCATGCTGCACGGGCTCTCGGCCACGCGGCGCTACGTGGTGCATGGGTCAACGGCGCTCGAGCGCGACGGCTACCGGGTGATCACCTACGACGCACGGGGGCACGGGGAGTCGTCCCCCGCCCCCGCGCCCGACGACTACCGGTACGCGCAGCTGGCCGACGACGCCCTGCGGGTGCTCGACGACCGCGGCGTGGCGCAGGCGGCGCTGGTGGGGATGTCAATGGGCGCGGCCGTGGCCGCCGCCGTGGCGCTGGGGCACCCGGATCGCGTGATGGCGCTGGTGGCCGTCACCCCGGCGCACCTCGGGGTGCCCACACGCGAGCCGGCCCGGTGGGATCGCCTGGCGGCGGGCCTGGAGGACAGCGGCCCCGACGGCTTCGTGCAGGCCTACGGCGACCCGGGGGTAGACCCTTCGAGCCTCGAGCTCATCCGCACCGTCATGCGCCAGCGCATGGCGCGCCACGCCCACCCCGATGCCGTGGCGGCCGCGCTGCGCTGCACTCCGCGCGGCGCGGCGTTCGACGGCGAGCAGGCGCTTGCCGCGATCACCTGCCCCACGCTGGTGCTGGGAAGCCGCGACCGCCTCGACCCCGAGCACCCACTGCGCACCGCCGAGACGTGGGCCGGGATCATCCCCGGCGCCGAGCTGGTGGTGGAGGACGATTCCGAGAGCCCGCTCGCGTGGCGCGGCGGCACCCTCAGCCGCGTGATCGCGGGCTTCCTCGCCGGGGCCGGCGTGACCCCCCGCGCCACGCGCTGA
- the scpB gene encoding SMC-Scp complex subunit ScpB, with protein MTGLARTVEALLFIAPEPLEMGTIEDITGEPASEITLALGEIRERHADDTGLELAEIAGGWALRTRADLAPACDRLRARPREDRLSPAAMETLAVVAYLEPVTRREIGRLRGVDVDSTVSSLLDRGLIEELETSGAGPATFRTTTLFLERFGLARRGDLPSLERFELTGPEAQALRARLQQAELIAEAETGDG; from the coding sequence ATGACCGGCCTGGCGCGCACCGTGGAGGCGCTGCTGTTCATCGCGCCCGAGCCGCTGGAGATGGGCACCATCGAGGACATCACCGGCGAGCCGGCGAGCGAGATCACCCTGGCCCTGGGTGAGATACGCGAGCGGCACGCCGACGACACGGGGCTCGAGCTGGCAGAGATCGCCGGGGGCTGGGCGCTCCGCACCCGCGCCGACCTTGCCCCCGCCTGCGACCGCCTGCGCGCCCGCCCGCGCGAGGACCGGCTCTCCCCCGCCGCAATGGAGACCCTCGCGGTGGTGGCGTACCTCGAGCCGGTCACCCGCCGCGAGATCGGGCGCCTTCGCGGAGTGGATGTGGACAGCACCGTAAGCAGCCTGCTCGACCGCGGGCTCATCGAGGAGCTCGAGACATCGGGCGCGGGCCCGGCCACCTTCCGCACCACCACGCTGTTCCTCGAGCGCTTCGGGCTGGCCCGGCGGGGCGACCTGCCGAGCCTGGAGCGCTTCGAGCTCACGGGGCCCGAGGCCCAGGCGCTTCGCGCCCGCCTGCAGCAGGCCGAACTCATCGCGGAGGCCGAGACCGGCGATGGCTGA
- a CDS encoding rRNA pseudouridine synthase, which produces MADMRVHRALAQAGVASRRAAEKLVAEGRVTVNGAVATVGQVVGDRDVVAVDGAPITPEPLSTYMLNKALGVVSTASDPQGRPTVLDGLPDDVRLYPIGRLDINTSGLLLITNDGDLAHRLMHPRSKVPKEYEALVEGRVSSASVRLLRDGIELDDGPTQPAKVEVIDRDAKGGTWLRIEITEGRNRQVRRMCEAVGHPVRRLVRTRYGGLGLGRLRRGEHRMLSSAEIARLQAQVGMAR; this is translated from the coding sequence ATGGCTGACATGCGGGTGCATCGCGCCCTGGCACAGGCCGGGGTCGCGAGCCGCCGCGCCGCCGAGAAGCTGGTCGCCGAGGGGCGGGTAACCGTGAACGGCGCCGTGGCCACGGTGGGCCAGGTGGTGGGCGACCGCGACGTGGTGGCCGTGGACGGCGCGCCGATCACCCCCGAGCCGCTGAGCACCTACATGCTCAACAAGGCGCTCGGCGTGGTGTCCACGGCGTCCGACCCGCAGGGCCGCCCCACGGTGCTCGACGGCCTGCCCGACGACGTGCGCCTCTACCCCATCGGCCGGCTCGACATCAACACCAGCGGCCTCTTGCTCATCACCAACGACGGCGACCTGGCCCATCGGCTCATGCACCCGCGCTCGAAGGTGCCGAAGGAATACGAGGCACTGGTGGAGGGACGGGTATCGTCCGCGTCCGTGCGACTGCTCCGCGACGGAATCGAACTCGACGACGGCCCTACCCAGCCGGCGAAGGTGGAGGTGATCGACCGCGACGCCAAGGGCGGCACGTGGCTGCGCATCGAGATCACCGAGGGCCGCAACCGGCAGGTGCGCCGCATGTGCGAGGCCGTGGGCCACCCCGTGCGGCGCCTGGTGCGTACCCGCTACGGAGGCCTGGGGCTGGGGCGCCTGCGCCGGGGCGAGCACCGCATGCTCTCGTCGGCCGAGATCGCCCGGCTGCAGGCACAGGTGGGGATGGCCAGGTGA
- a CDS encoding ATP-dependent DNA helicase RecQ, translating into MGVTSLRPGQDRPILAALAGADSLVVMPTGSGKSLCFQAPAFASGGLTVVVSPLIALIQDQHDRLAAAGLPVAMVTSLQSGREMRDAITRIERGEVRLVLCAPERFAHEAFTRAVQANPVDLLAIDEAHCVSEWGHDFRPEYLQLARLREVLAPRAVMALTATATPAVSDEITARLGLRDPVTVRTGFDRPNLAFDVVRLDGKGAVARKWAMLEAGLAAPEGTPAIVYCGTRKATEEVADGLKARGFRAVGYHAGMDDAGRMAAQDAFMSGEADVIAATNAFGMGIDRSDVRGVWHWSIPTSLEGYYQEAGRGGRDGLPGRAVLLAMRADLGRLIRFANQHDGPDGGRVARDRAWTAYRAINAYIESPTCRRQVILDHFGDAAPAAPAARCCDVCDPPADLQAAAAPGTGARNVRAGGGAGSDQGGGGRSIRLRRDDRAPDTQAEVAVVEMAPEDEALFEQLREWRRERADGKPAYTVCADAALRTIAVSRPADGAALLAVKGVGPAFMERHAASLFDVLQQAA; encoded by the coding sequence ATGGGGGTCACGTCGCTGCGCCCCGGCCAGGACCGGCCCATCCTCGCCGCGCTCGCCGGCGCGGACAGCCTGGTGGTGATGCCCACCGGATCGGGCAAGTCGCTGTGCTTCCAGGCCCCGGCGTTCGCCTCGGGGGGCCTGACGGTGGTGGTGAGCCCGCTCATCGCGCTCATCCAGGACCAGCACGACCGCCTCGCCGCAGCCGGGCTGCCGGTGGCCATGGTGACCAGCCTGCAGTCGGGCCGCGAGATGCGCGATGCCATCACGCGCATCGAGCGCGGCGAGGTGCGCCTGGTGCTGTGCGCGCCCGAGCGCTTCGCGCACGAGGCATTCACGCGGGCCGTGCAGGCCAACCCGGTTGACCTGCTGGCGATTGACGAGGCCCACTGCGTGTCGGAGTGGGGCCACGACTTCCGCCCCGAGTACCTGCAGCTCGCCAGGCTGCGCGAGGTGCTGGCGCCCCGTGCGGTGATGGCCCTCACGGCCACCGCCACCCCCGCGGTGTCGGACGAGATCACCGCCCGCCTGGGGTTGCGCGACCCGGTGACCGTGCGCACGGGGTTCGACCGGCCCAACCTGGCCTTTGACGTGGTGAGGCTTGACGGCAAGGGGGCGGTGGCGCGCAAGTGGGCCATGCTCGAGGCCGGCCTCGCGGCGCCCGAGGGCACCCCGGCCATCGTGTATTGCGGCACCCGCAAGGCCACCGAGGAGGTCGCCGACGGCCTGAAGGCGCGCGGCTTCCGCGCGGTCGGCTACCACGCCGGCATGGACGACGCCGGGCGCATGGCCGCCCAGGACGCCTTCATGTCGGGCGAGGCGGATGTCATCGCCGCCACCAACGCGTTCGGCATGGGCATCGACCGCTCCGACGTGCGCGGGGTGTGGCACTGGTCGATCCCCACCTCGCTCGAGGGCTATTACCAGGAGGCCGGCCGCGGGGGGCGCGACGGCCTGCCCGGGCGCGCGGTGCTCCTGGCCATGCGCGCCGACCTCGGCCGCCTCATCCGGTTCGCCAACCAGCACGACGGACCCGACGGCGGGCGCGTGGCGCGCGACCGCGCCTGGACGGCCTACCGCGCCATCAACGCCTACATCGAGTCACCCACGTGCCGCCGCCAGGTGATACTCGACCACTTCGGCGACGCCGCGCCGGCTGCCCCGGCGGCACGGTGCTGCGATGTGTGCGACCCCCCGGCCGATCTTCAGGCCGCCGCGGCGCCCGGAACCGGAGCGCGAAACGTCCGCGCAGGAGGCGGAGCGGGGAGCGACCAAGGTGGCGGTGGCCGGTCTATTCGCCTTCGGCGAGATGATCGGGCGCCCGATACGCAAGCCGAGGTCGCGGTCGTCGAGATGGCCCCCGAGGACGAGGCGCTGTTCGAGCAGCTGCGCGAATGGCGCCGGGAGCGGGCAGACGGCAAGCCGGCCTACACGGTGTGCGCCGACGCGGCGCTGCGCACCATCGCGGTGAGCAGGCCGGCCGACGGGGCGGCGCTGCTCGCCGTGAAGGGCGTGGGCCCGGCGTTCATGGAGCGCCACGCGGCGAGCCTGTTCGACGTGCTGCAGCAGGCGGCGTGA
- the msrA gene encoding peptide-methionine (S)-S-oxide reductase MsrA gives MGMFGLGNPVMVTEDDALPGRTETIRVPAEHEVLGNPLLPPFPDGYEQVVMGMGCFWGAERMFWQLPGVWTTAVGYAGGFTRNPLYEEVCTGRTGHTEVVLAVFDPAVTSYGEMLRTFWEGHDPTQGFRQGNDVGTQYRSAIFAMDDRQLQVAESSRAMFQGALDAAGAGRITTEIAPAGPFYYAEGYHQQYLAKNPNGYCGLGGTGVSCPVGIAEMA, from the coding sequence ATGGGCATGTTCGGACTGGGCAACCCGGTGATGGTGACGGAGGACGACGCCCTTCCCGGGCGCACCGAGACCATCCGGGTGCCGGCAGAGCACGAGGTGCTGGGCAACCCGCTGCTGCCGCCCTTCCCCGACGGCTACGAGCAGGTGGTGATGGGGATGGGCTGCTTCTGGGGCGCCGAGCGCATGTTCTGGCAGTTGCCCGGCGTGTGGACGACCGCCGTCGGCTACGCCGGGGGCTTCACGCGCAACCCGCTGTATGAGGAGGTCTGCACGGGGCGCACGGGACACACCGAGGTGGTGCTCGCGGTGTTCGATCCCGCGGTCACCTCGTACGGCGAGATGCTCCGCACCTTCTGGGAGGGTCACGACCCCACGCAGGGGTTTCGCCAGGGCAACGACGTGGGCACGCAGTACCGCTCGGCAATCTTCGCCATGGACGACCGCCAGCTGCAGGTGGCCGAGTCATCGCGCGCGATGTTCCAGGGGGCGCTCGACGCCGCCGGTGCCGGGCGCATCACCACCGAGATCGCCCCGGCCGGGCCCTTCTACTACGCCGAGGGCTACCACCAGCAGTACCTGGCCAAGAACCCCAACGGATACTGCGGGCTGGGCGGCACCGGGGTGTCGTGCCCGGTGGGCATCGCCGAGATGGCCTGA
- the aroF gene encoding 3-deoxy-7-phosphoheptulonate synthase: MMIVMKEGASDGQIQSVVDRVIAAGAEAHVSRGEFVTVIGAIGDDREMIAQLDLAGQDGVERVVPILKPYKLVSREFRHGDLPVVVDGVKVGGGSFGLIAGPCTVETREQTLETARVVKAAGAAMLRGGAYKPRTSPYTFQGLGKPALEILATAREETGLPIVTELMDIRQLDDVLEVADVIQLGARNMQNFDLMREVGRTDKAVLLKRGLANTIEEWLLSAEYIAKEGNERILLCERGIRTFETATRSTLDLSAVPVAKNLSALPVIVDPSHATGRRDFILPMARAAVAAGADGLIVEVHPAPEHALCDGPQALYADSFAAWVADVKRVVDLMGLVMAGGEPVPAGV; the protein is encoded by the coding sequence ATGATGATCGTGATGAAGGAAGGGGCGAGCGACGGGCAGATCCAGTCCGTCGTCGACCGCGTGATCGCCGCAGGGGCAGAGGCCCACGTGTCGCGCGGCGAGTTCGTCACCGTCATCGGCGCGATCGGTGACGACCGCGAGATGATCGCCCAGCTCGACCTGGCTGGCCAGGACGGGGTGGAGCGCGTGGTGCCGATCCTCAAGCCGTACAAGCTGGTGTCACGCGAGTTCCGCCACGGCGACCTTCCCGTGGTGGTGGACGGCGTGAAGGTGGGCGGCGGCTCGTTCGGGCTGATCGCCGGCCCGTGCACCGTGGAGACCCGCGAGCAGACGCTCGAGACCGCCCGCGTGGTGAAGGCCGCCGGCGCGGCCATGCTGCGCGGCGGCGCCTATAAGCCGCGCACCTCGCCCTACACCTTCCAGGGCCTGGGCAAGCCCGCGCTGGAGATCCTCGCCACGGCGCGCGAGGAGACCGGCCTGCCCATCGTCACCGAGCTCATGGACATCCGCCAGCTCGACGACGTGCTCGAGGTGGCTGACGTCATCCAGCTCGGCGCCCGCAACATGCAGAACTTCGACCTCATGCGCGAGGTCGGGCGCACCGACAAGGCCGTGCTGCTCAAGCGCGGGCTGGCCAACACCATCGAGGAGTGGCTGCTCTCGGCCGAGTACATCGCCAAGGAGGGCAACGAGCGCATCCTGCTGTGCGAGCGCGGCATCCGCACGTTCGAGACCGCCACGCGGTCCACGCTCGACCTCTCGGCCGTTCCGGTGGCCAAGAACCTCTCGGCGCTTCCCGTGATCGTCGACCCCTCGCACGCCACGGGTCGCCGCGACTTCATCCTGCCCATGGCCCGCGCGGCCGTCGCGGCCGGTGCCGACGGCCTGATCGTCGAGGTGCACCCCGCGCCCGAGCACGCCCTGTGCGACGGCCCGCAGGCGCTCTACGCCGACTCCTTCGCCGCATGGGTGGCCGACGTCAAGCGCGTCGTCGACCTGATGGGGCTGGTGATGGCGGGCGGCGAGCCCGTGCCCGCCGGGGTCTAG
- the hisC gene encoding histidinol-phosphate transaminase encodes MGIRTSTRIEGIPHYEPGLTMAEVMERYGLESVVKLASNESPFPPLPEVMAVIDEGLQGLNRYPDGAARALRAAIADRHAVDLAQVSIGNGSCELIVHAGTALLDPGTTIIHATPSFAMYPHLAAEAGAEAIAVPLAPDGGHDLDAMAAAVDERTRLVIICNPNNPTGVYRSADEIERFVDLVPHDLAVLVDEAYYDFVAAPDRGRVSVLARTRPNLLVTRTFSKAYGLCGLRVGYGIGSASWTEALDAVRQPFNTNQLAQVAALESLGHPAAIQARVDEAISERDRVSAALTEMGVPFTPSHGNFILMEPPDPGSDARVLHEGLLRQGVIVRNGSALGCPGTLRVTIGAPSENDAFLSALGAAAGITAPAA; translated from the coding sequence ATGGGCATCCGCACGTCCACGCGCATCGAGGGCATTCCGCACTACGAGCCCGGCCTCACCATGGCCGAGGTGATGGAACGGTATGGCCTGGAGTCGGTGGTGAAGCTGGCATCCAACGAGAGCCCGTTCCCGCCGCTGCCCGAGGTGATGGCCGTCATCGACGAGGGCCTGCAGGGGCTCAACCGCTACCCCGACGGCGCCGCGCGCGCCCTTCGCGCGGCAATCGCCGACCGCCACGCCGTGGACCTGGCGCAGGTGTCCATCGGCAATGGCTCATGCGAGCTCATCGTGCACGCGGGCACCGCGCTGCTCGACCCGGGCACCACCATCATCCACGCCACGCCGTCGTTCGCCATGTACCCGCACCTGGCCGCAGAGGCCGGCGCCGAGGCCATTGCCGTGCCGCTGGCGCCCGACGGCGGACACGACCTCGATGCCATGGCGGCCGCCGTGGACGAGCGCACGCGCCTGGTGATCATCTGCAACCCCAACAACCCGACGGGCGTGTACCGGTCGGCCGATGAGATCGAGCGATTCGTGGATCTCGTGCCCCACGACCTCGCCGTGCTCGTGGACGAGGCCTACTACGACTTCGTGGCCGCGCCCGATCGCGGCCGGGTGTCGGTGCTGGCCCGCACCCGGCCGAACCTGCTGGTCACGCGCACGTTCAGCAAGGCATACGGCCTGTGCGGCCTGCGCGTGGGCTACGGAATCGGATCCGCGTCGTGGACCGAGGCCCTCGACGCCGTGCGCCAGCCGTTCAACACCAACCAGTTGGCGCAGGTGGCCGCGCTGGAGAGCCTGGGGCACCCGGCGGCCATCCAGGCCCGCGTAGACGAGGCGATTTCCGAGCGCGACCGGGTGTCGGCGGCGCTCACCGAAATGGGGGTGCCCTTTACCCCGAGCCACGGCAACTTTATCCTCATGGAGCCGCCTGACCCGGGCTCCGATGCCCGCGTCCTGCACGAGGGCCTCCTGAGGCAGGGGGTCATCGTCCGAAACGGCTCCGCGCTCGGGTGCCCCGGCACCTTGCGGGTGACCATCGGGGCGCCATCCGAGAACGACGCATTCCTGTCGGCGCTGGGCGCGGCGGCAGGCATCACCGCGCCCGCCGCGTAA
- a CDS encoding deoxyribodipyrimidine photolyase: MTLLPVPPAGDEDTWVREHLADLTSGPDGPSGRFRGGQSAADAALDGFDVRGYAAQRNEVWPPQARGASGLSPWIRHGLITLPRAWKHVDGGPARDVEKFRDELMWQEYARHLYARLGSGIGRPLRALQAPDRGSSPDQVIDRRMACIDMVVGELEDDGWMVNQARMWLASHWAVRHGAPWESGELWMRRRLLDGSRAANALGWQWTAGMATGKRYGFARGQVERRAPGTCDGCALRTGCPIERWPADDLPVRVDPDPRLRSDPDPGATAGPSAPESHGAPEAVWITAESLGDDDPALAAHPGIPAVFVFDEGYLGRLRPAPKRLIFIAECLSDLATRRPVAVHRGDPAQVLAGRAVAATFTPVSGWRSRARAIDPVIVHPWPWLRRPGGGSVASFSAWRGGSRRPRRGSPRSRG; this comes from the coding sequence ATGACCCTGCTGCCCGTGCCGCCCGCGGGCGACGAGGATACCTGGGTGCGCGAGCACCTGGCCGACCTCACCTCGGGGCCCGACGGGCCGTCGGGGCGCTTTCGCGGCGGGCAGTCGGCGGCCGACGCCGCGCTCGATGGGTTCGACGTGCGCGGGTACGCGGCGCAGCGCAACGAGGTGTGGCCGCCGCAGGCCCGTGGGGCGTCGGGCCTGTCGCCGTGGATACGCCATGGTCTCATCACCCTGCCGCGCGCCTGGAAGCACGTTGACGGCGGCCCCGCGCGCGACGTCGAGAAGTTCCGGGATGAGCTGATGTGGCAGGAGTACGCGCGGCACCTTTACGCGCGGCTGGGTTCCGGCATCGGCCGCCCGCTGCGGGCACTGCAGGCGCCCGACCGCGGGTCGTCGCCCGACCAGGTGATCGACCGGCGCATGGCGTGCATCGACATGGTGGTGGGCGAGCTCGAGGACGACGGCTGGATGGTCAACCAGGCCCGCATGTGGCTGGCATCGCATTGGGCGGTCCGCCACGGCGCGCCGTGGGAATCCGGTGAGCTCTGGATGCGCCGCCGACTGCTCGACGGATCGCGCGCGGCCAATGCCCTCGGCTGGCAGTGGACGGCCGGCATGGCCACGGGCAAGAGGTACGGGTTCGCGCGCGGGCAGGTGGAGCGGCGCGCGCCGGGCACCTGCGACGGCTGCGCCCTGCGCACGGGGTGCCCCATCGAGCGCTGGCCGGCCGACGACCTTCCGGTGCGCGTCGACCCCGACCCCCGCCTGAGGTCAGACCCCGACCCCGGCGCCACCGCGGGCCCGTCCGCGCCCGAGAGCCACGGCGCGCCGGAGGCCGTGTGGATCACCGCCGAGTCGCTGGGCGATGACGACCCGGCGCTCGCGGCGCACCCCGGGATTCCCGCGGTGTTCGTGTTCGACGAGGGCTACCTCGGGCGGCTGCGACCCGCGCCCAAGCGACTGATCTTCATCGCCGAGTGCCTGTCCGACCTGGCCACGCGCAGGCCGGTGGCGGTGCACCGGGGCGATCCCGCGCAGGTGCTGGCCGGTCGCGCCGTGGCCGCCACGTTCACGCCGGTGTCGGGCTGGCGGTCGCGCGCCCGTGCCATCGATCCGGTGATCGTGCACCCCTGGCCCTGGCTGCGCCGTCCCGGTGGCGGCAGCGTGGCGTCGTTCAGCGCGTGGCGCGGGGGGTCACGCCGGCCCCGGCGAGGAAGCCCGCGATCACGCGGCTGA
- a CDS encoding prephenate dehydrogenase/arogenate dehydrogenase family protein, which yields MGGRRQARRRPDGAGDGGRRARARRGLVATAGLGGPVALIGVGLIGGSLGLALRDAGVAVVRGFDPADGALKGALERGAITDAAPDIAVAAEGAEMVVVCAPVGDISAVVSEVLAVTDAGTVVTDVGSAKSEVLDALTPVERERFCGGHPVAGGELSGVANARDDLFVGATWFLTPTAETRPDLLERVHGMVASVGAVPVAVDVQVHDHLMALVSHLPHVMASGLMRQAAVTAPQGREALGSAGPSFRDLTRVAGSSPTLWADILLSNRAAVLDATRNHRAELAEVEAALERGDRAWLEGFFQSAAEGRERLMRADDAVVGEVVRITVEVPNRPGVLSEVATVLGHAHINIEDLHLSPARADEPSGILELDVAGDDAARRAAALIADQGFRVTEGA from the coding sequence ATGGGTGGCCGACGTCAAGCGCGTCGTCGACCTGATGGGGCTGGTGATGGCGGGCGGCGAGCCCGTGCCCGCCGGGGTCTAGTGGCCACGGCCGGGCTGGGCGGCCCGGTCGCCCTCATCGGGGTGGGTCTGATCGGGGGCTCGCTGGGCCTGGCCCTGCGCGATGCGGGCGTGGCCGTGGTGCGCGGGTTCGACCCCGCTGACGGGGCGCTCAAGGGCGCCCTCGAGCGGGGTGCCATCACGGACGCCGCCCCGGATATCGCGGTCGCCGCGGAGGGTGCCGAGATGGTGGTGGTATGCGCTCCCGTCGGGGACATCTCCGCCGTGGTGAGCGAGGTGCTCGCCGTCACCGATGCGGGAACCGTGGTCACCGATGTCGGGTCGGCGAAGAGCGAGGTGCTCGACGCCCTCACGCCCGTGGAGCGCGAGCGCTTCTGCGGCGGGCACCCGGTGGCAGGAGGAGAGCTCTCGGGCGTCGCCAACGCCCGCGATGACCTCTTCGTGGGTGCCACGTGGTTCCTCACGCCCACCGCCGAGACACGGCCCGACCTGCTCGAGCGGGTGCACGGCATGGTGGCGTCGGTGGGAGCCGTGCCGGTGGCCGTGGACGTGCAGGTGCACGACCACCTCATGGCCCTGGTGTCGCACCTGCCGCACGTGATGGCATCGGGGCTCATGCGGCAGGCGGCCGTCACGGCACCGCAGGGGCGCGAGGCCCTGGGGTCGGCGGGACCGTCGTTCCGCGACCTCACCCGCGTCGCCGGGTCGAGCCCCACGCTGTGGGCGGACATCCTGCTCAGCAACCGCGCGGCGGTGCTCGACGCCACGCGCAACCACCGGGCCGAGCTGGCCGAGGTGGAGGCCGCGCTTGAGCGCGGCGACCGCGCGTGGCTCGAGGGGTTCTTCCAGTCGGCCGCCGAGGGCCGCGAGCGGCTGATGCGCGCCGATGACGCCGTGGTGGGCGAGGTGGTGAGGATCACCGTGGAGGTGCCCAACCGCCCGGGGGTGCTCAGCGAGGTCGCGACGGTGCTGGGGCACGCGCACATCAACATCGAGGACCTGCACCTGAGCCCGGCGCGTGCGGATGAGCCATCGGGCATTCTCGAGCTCGACGTGGCGGGCGACGACGCCGCGCGCAGGGCCGCCGCGCTCATCGCCGACCAGGGATTCCGGGTCACCGAAGGGGCGTGA